The Chryseobacterium indicum genome includes a window with the following:
- a CDS encoding helicase-related protein, which translates to MEDISVEQGNKNELIVFKNRKDKESFLELLKLNNQNNNRTLVTLNADENTKRFINRFQNYEGKIFLCLEGDRTGNMQTLKILTEFKNKNIKDIRTLYGISENGNQNLEEYLKNKLQNKDKNVTLVESKKAQNEKDRTQSEGISNVEHLGSESTGRNIGKFGENSQSKQNGNHTSGQRLGGNDAGNGLADTIWKHLVGDRERRFNDHPQQNDDEKNEGREDSLGGIVSRRTVSNKSERELNSNSTNYEELDILISKYKGQNLTNEQVAEVVSAACFVSNNHKVFLNENLKITDDLKEICNQYQSGGTAKEGRGILDEYYTDSTIVNAVRNLIKDQLQNKVEISVLEPSVGMGNFLYATKDLALKLIITAFEINETTAKIAKILHPEADIHLRSFETEFIDEKGNKKDEYLLYDLVVGNPPYGEHRGLYKGLGEEPKISKYEDYFVKRSLDSLRADGILAMVLPSGWLNRQKNLQNATLVEGFRLPNGTFAGTQIGTDIIILKKNNQKISTDISKYFEVNPSKILGETREKTNRFGRLENYVHGSLEEALSKIQQFKNKKETARIGNLFEDLFLENSELEIEKKVDAKIEAKAENKNQINEKEQGLNEAQDKVETVISQLNNIKFKSPTIISEIRKYENLREDLITKPTSFSEENLKELIEKSDRIISIHNTKNQNEYKIQTKPELKKGILKYQFSKQDEIVNTSLQNSSDITKEQIEAFRDTSYDGTLNNHEKHSQFANYIDGNWVHDFYYAEGNIYKKLEQLELDFKDKFSVGGTINQYEKQRELLLKVLPKPKSLDEIFISPNHEFVHQFGLGTIEKDRWNPNTRQTESVTENYNLAEKFKDFVGTLSSEAFAGSSAWEVRSFVDNETVTGSDKERNALVRERRKAAANDLFYKFVREELSDNIRNRFVKEFNRNYNNIHVPDYSKFPLFSKIHKNFKGKELCLTDVQKSGVGRCTTKGVSLLAHEVGFGKTLSGILSMHEAMERGNARRPLIVVPNDSILKQWVETIFETIPNAKVNVLGNLGKDYDLSKFDNKDGEITIVTYEGFNNIGFSENITQNLASKFSYISESELKSVNSISERDFQKELEKVKETEGKMKRGKIYDWEDFGFDHLTYDEVHNANHIVGKVKIEDRRFASDFRSQNQQTSKLGINTWMAAQYIQDRNDGRNVTLLSATPFTNKPLEYYSILSLIANKRLEESGYFNVNTFFETFMEADNDMEIDAKGDVKFKANVRRFKNNSLFQQLLSEFIDIKGEEDNPELKRPHKINKKYKIEQNDLTKEQYELLNESFNETQKGAILTHILNARLIAISPYLSPYYNGENPSMKEFIENSPKLKQTMDLIHQNKKDIPESGQIIYSELAVAEFPKLKEYLIQEIGYKSEEIGIITGATNKNQRISIQNDFNAGKIKVVIGSEAIQEGMNLQENTTDVYMLSLPYNFTSLRQVEGRAWRQGNKNENVRVNFMLTNDSIDVFMLQKLQSKQARYLEAMKKGADVLDVSDISTQELKTAIITNPETRANIEIELMKKRIESEKNKHLADIAFVLRKHQDFLKVQEEVTKAQHNYNRILGYSKEEGDNAEYWKNQLPFYQKTIHLAKEKVQEEVDILSQKGVNVMEIAQQTKITEDKIAELDKKLEDLANVREGLVSKYREEKEIQLKINERKDYVEERKVENSVLFSGSKLGLIEKEIKLMKIDDVNKKYYNKR; encoded by the coding sequence ATGGAGGATATTTCCGTTGAGCAGGGAAATAAAAATGAATTGATTGTCTTTAAGAATCGTAAAGACAAAGAATCGTTTTTAGAACTTTTGAAATTAAATAATCAAAACAACAATAGAACCCTAGTAACACTCAATGCCGACGAAAATACCAAAAGATTCATCAACAGATTTCAAAACTATGAGGGTAAAATATTTCTTTGTTTGGAGGGAGATAGAACAGGAAATATGCAAACACTCAAAATTCTTACGGAATTTAAAAACAAAAACATCAAGGATATCAGAACATTGTATGGAATTTCTGAAAACGGAAATCAAAATTTGGAAGAATATTTAAAAAATAAACTTCAAAATAAAGATAAAAATGTTACTTTAGTTGAATCAAAAAAAGCACAAAATGAAAAAGACAGAACTCAATCCGAAGGAATTTCCAACGTTGAGCACTTGGGATCCGAATCTACTGGAAGAAATATTGGAAAATTTGGCGAAAACAGCCAATCCAAGCAAAACGGAAATCACACAAGCGGACAAAGATTGGGCGGCAACGATGCTGGAAATGGACTTGCAGACACAATCTGGAAGCATTTGGTCGGAGACAGAGAACGAAGATTCAATGACCATCCACAACAGAATGATGATGAAAAAAATGAAGGAAGAGAAGATTCCTTGGGCGGAATCGTATCCAGGAGAACTGTATCCAATAAATCAGAAAGAGAACTAAATTCTAATTCTACAAATTATGAGGAATTAGATATTCTTATTTCAAAATATAAAGGTCAAAATTTGACCAATGAACAAGTTGCAGAAGTCGTTTCTGCAGCTTGTTTTGTTTCTAATAATCACAAGGTATTTCTTAATGAAAATCTCAAAATTACTGATGACTTAAAAGAAATTTGCAACCAATATCAAAGTGGCGGAACGGCAAAAGAAGGTAGAGGGATTTTAGATGAATATTACACCGATTCTACAATTGTAAATGCCGTTCGCAACTTAATCAAAGACCAGTTACAAAATAAAGTAGAAATTTCGGTTTTAGAGCCAAGCGTTGGAATGGGTAATTTCCTTTATGCTACAAAAGATTTAGCATTAAAATTGATTATTACGGCATTTGAAATCAACGAAACCACCGCAAAGATTGCAAAAATCCTACATCCTGAAGCCGATATTCATCTTCGCTCTTTTGAAACCGAATTTATTGATGAAAAAGGAAATAAAAAAGATGAATATTTGCTATATGATTTAGTCGTCGGAAACCCACCTTATGGCGAACATCGTGGCTTGTACAAAGGTTTGGGCGAAGAACCAAAAATTTCAAAATATGAAGATTATTTTGTAAAACGATCTTTGGATTCTTTAAGAGCAGATGGAATTTTAGCGATGGTGCTTCCTTCGGGTTGGTTGAACCGACAAAAGAATCTGCAAAATGCCACTCTAGTTGAAGGCTTTCGTTTGCCAAACGGTACTTTTGCAGGAACTCAAATCGGAACAGATATTATTATTCTCAAAAAAAACAATCAGAAAATTTCTACAGATATTTCCAAATACTTTGAAGTGAATCCTTCAAAAATTTTAGGAGAAACACGAGAAAAAACCAATCGTTTTGGACGTTTAGAAAACTATGTTCACGGAAGTTTAGAAGAAGCACTATCAAAAATTCAACAGTTTAAAAACAAAAAAGAAACCGCAAGAATTGGAAATCTTTTTGAAGATTTATTTTTAGAAAATTCTGAACTAGAAATTGAAAAGAAAGTTGATGCAAAAATTGAAGCTAAAGCCGAAAATAAAAATCAAATCAATGAAAAAGAACAGGGCTTAAATGAGGCTCAAGATAAAGTTGAAACGGTAATTTCTCAACTCAATAATATCAAATTTAAATCTCCTACAATTATTTCAGAGATAAGAAAATATGAAAATCTTCGTGAAGATTTAATCACAAAACCAACATCGTTTTCAGAGGAGAATTTAAAAGAACTCATTGAAAAAAGTGACAGGATAATTTCTATTCACAACACCAAAAATCAGAACGAATATAAAATTCAAACCAAACCTGAACTCAAGAAAGGAATTCTAAAATATCAGTTTTCTAAACAAGATGAAATTGTCAATACTTCTTTACAAAACAGTTCAGATATTACCAAAGAACAAATTGAAGCCTTCAGAGATACTTCTTATGATGGAACGCTTAATAATCACGAAAAACATTCTCAGTTTGCGAACTATATTGATGGAAATTGGGTTCATGATTTTTATTATGCTGAAGGAAATATTTATAAAAAATTAGAACAGTTAGAGCTAGATTTCAAAGATAAATTTTCAGTTGGTGGAACAATAAACCAATATGAAAAGCAAAGGGAACTACTCCTCAAAGTTCTTCCAAAACCAAAATCTTTAGACGAAATCTTTATTAGTCCAAATCACGAATTTGTACACCAATTTGGCTTGGGAACAATAGAGAAAGACCGTTGGAATCCAAATACAAGACAAACTGAATCCGTTACAGAAAATTACAATCTTGCAGAAAAATTCAAAGATTTTGTAGGCACTTTATCAAGTGAGGCTTTTGCAGGTTCATCTGCTTGGGAAGTGCGAAGTTTTGTAGATAACGAAACGGTTACTGGAAGCGACAAAGAAAGAAATGCATTAGTAAGAGAAAGAAGAAAAGCGGCTGCAAATGATTTGTTTTACAAGTTTGTTAGGGAAGAATTATCCGATAATATTAGGAATCGTTTTGTAAAAGAATTTAACAGGAATTACAATAACATTCACGTTCCTGATTATTCTAAATTTCCATTATTTTCAAAAATTCATAAAAACTTTAAAGGAAAAGAACTTTGTTTGACCGATGTTCAAAAATCTGGTGTAGGAAGATGTACTACGAAAGGCGTTAGTTTATTAGCTCACGAAGTTGGCTTTGGAAAAACTTTATCAGGAATTCTTTCAATGCATGAAGCAATGGAAAGAGGAAATGCGAGAAGACCTCTGATTGTAGTTCCAAATGACAGCATTTTGAAACAATGGGTGGAAACCATTTTTGAAACCATTCCTAATGCAAAAGTAAATGTTCTTGGCAATCTTGGGAAAGATTACGACTTATCAAAATTTGATAATAAGGACGGGGAAATTACCATTGTAACTTACGAGGGGTTCAATAATATTGGCTTTTCAGAAAATATTACCCAAAATCTGGCTTCCAAATTTTCCTACATTTCTGAAAGTGAATTAAAAAGTGTAAACTCTATCAGCGAAAGAGATTTCCAAAAGGAACTCGAAAAAGTTAAGGAAACAGAGGGAAAGATGAAACGTGGGAAAATCTATGATTGGGAAGATTTTGGTTTTGATCATCTCACTTATGATGAAGTTCACAACGCCAACCATATTGTTGGAAAAGTAAAGATCGAAGACCGCAGGTTTGCTTCAGATTTTAGAAGTCAGAACCAACAGACTTCAAAACTGGGTATCAATACTTGGATGGCTGCTCAATACATTCAAGACAGAAACGATGGCAGAAATGTTACGCTACTTTCTGCAACTCCTTTTACCAATAAGCCTTTAGAATATTATTCTATACTTTCTTTAATAGCCAATAAGCGTTTGGAAGAATCGGGATATTTCAATGTGAATACTTTCTTTGAGACTTTTATGGAGGCGGATAATGATATGGAAATTGATGCTAAAGGTGATGTGAAATTTAAAGCCAATGTCAGAAGATTCAAGAATAATTCTTTGTTTCAACAGCTTCTATCCGAATTTATCGACATTAAAGGCGAAGAGGATAATCCCGAACTGAAACGACCTCATAAAATCAATAAAAAATATAAAATTGAGCAGAATGATTTAACCAAGGAGCAATATGAATTACTTAATGAAAGTTTTAATGAAACTCAAAAAGGGGCAATTCTCACCCATATCCTGAATGCGAGACTTATTGCGATTTCGCCTTATTTATCGCCTTATTATAATGGTGAAAACCCTTCAATGAAAGAATTTATTGAAAATTCTCCAAAACTGAAACAAACAATGGATTTAATTCATCAGAATAAAAAAGACATTCCAGAGTCTGGACAAATTATTTATTCTGAATTGGCGGTGGCAGAGTTTCCAAAACTCAAAGAATATCTTATTCAAGAAATAGGTTATAAATCCGAAGAAATCGGAATTATTACAGGAGCAACAAATAAAAATCAAAGAATCTCTATTCAAAATGATTTTAATGCTGGAAAAATAAAGGTAGTGATTGGAAGTGAGGCTATTCAGGAAGGAATGAATCTTCAAGAAAATACTACGGATGTTTATATGCTTTCTTTGCCTTATAATTTTACATCTTTACGACAAGTAGAAGGTCGAGCGTGGAGACAAGGGAATAAAAACGAAAATGTGCGGGTTAATTTTATGCTGACAAATGACAGTATTGATGTGTTTATGCTTCAAAAATTGCAATCTAAACAGGCAAGATATTTAGAAGCAATGAAAAAAGGTGCTGATGTTTTGGATGTTTCTGACATTAGTACTCAGGAATTGAAAACTGCTATTATCACCAATCCTGAAACCAGAGCTAATATTGAAATTGAGTTGATGAAAAAGAGAATTGAAAGCGAAAAAAATAAACACCTTGCTGATATTGCTTTTGTCTTGAGAAAACATCAGGATTTTTTAAAGGTACAAGAAGAAGTCACCAAAGCTCAGCATAATTATAACAGGATTCTTGGTTACTCAAAAGAAGAAGGCGATAATGCAGAATATTGGAAAAACCAATTACCGTTTTATCAAAAGACAATTCATTTAGCTAAAGAAAAAGTACAAGAGGAAGTTGATATTCTTTCACAAAAAGGCGTGAATGTGATGGAGATTGCACAGCAGACAAAAATTACTGAAGATAAGATTGCGGAATTGGATAAAAAGTTGGAGGATTTAGCTAATGTTCGAGAGGGATTGGTTTCTAAGTACCGAGAAGAAAAGGAAATACAGTTGAAGATTAATGAAAGGAAAGACTATGTGGAAGAGAGAAAGGTAGAAAATTCTGTGTTATTTAGTGGCTCGAAGTTAGGACTGATTGAAAAAGAAATTAAATTAATGAAAATTGATGATGTAAATAAAAAATACTATAACAAGAGATAA
- a CDS encoding DUF6449 domain-containing protein, with protein sequence METQKEFDQVEYLKNQMKYLGFGEGDKLHKDLEKGINSKNQQFEIKTTSDKALPGNKVDFTLKFNKTDSGGIFLNSYNAKLTNEKNEEISHNFPVNRENTFTAKEAINLLEGRSVKIEFHNPKSDQQETAFVQFNFDEPKTEKGNYLFQNFYKNYGVETDKIVEKSNLIFDKPEYKENTIKSLEKGNIVKVKFEQDDKVIEGKAILNPQNRNLKLYDTDMTRINTNKPLEGIEQDNKHEKSNVKEQSIKR encoded by the coding sequence ATGGAAACACAAAAAGAATTCGACCAAGTAGAGTATCTAAAAAACCAGATGAAATACCTCGGTTTCGGCGAAGGAGACAAACTTCACAAAGATTTAGAAAAAGGCATCAATTCCAAAAATCAACAATTTGAAATCAAGACCACTTCCGACAAAGCTTTGCCCGGAAACAAGGTAGATTTTACTTTGAAATTTAACAAAACTGATAGTGGTGGCATTTTTCTTAATTCGTACAACGCAAAATTGACGAACGAAAAAAATGAGGAAATTTCTCATAATTTCCCAGTAAACCGAGAAAATACTTTTACGGCAAAAGAAGCCATCAATCTTTTGGAAGGCAGGAGCGTAAAAATTGAATTTCACAATCCGAAAAGTGACCAGCAGGAAACCGCATTTGTCCAGTTCAATTTTGACGAACCTAAAACAGAAAAAGGGAATTATTTGTTCCAAAATTTCTATAAAAATTATGGTGTGGAGACTGACAAAATTGTAGAAAAATCCAATCTTATTTTTGATAAGCCCGAATACAAAGAAAATACCATCAAATCTTTAGAAAAAGGAAACATCGTAAAGGTGAAATTTGAGCAAGATGATAAAGTTATAGAAGGAAAAGCCATACTTAATCCTCAAAACAGAAACTTAAAGTTGTATGATACTGATATGACCCGAATCAATACCAACAAACCATTGGAAGGCATTGAGCAAGACAACAAGCACGAAAAAAGCAATGTGAAAGAACAAAGCATTAAACGATAA
- a CDS encoding tRNA (adenine-N(6)-)-methyltransferase, whose translation MKSNEILYSNGNNDECHTPDYAVIPIMEYIPKDAVVWCPFDTQDSRFVKEIAKTNQVEFSHINNGQDFYKYEPKTWDIIISNPPYTNKRKIFERCLAFNKPFALLMSNTWLNDSAPKQLFMQKDLQLLMFDKRIRFSCNGIVNNKITFSSSYYCWNFLPKQIIMETIDTTKTILKE comes from the coding sequence ATGAAAAGTAACGAAATTTTATATTCAAACGGAAATAATGATGAATGTCATACACCAGATTATGCAGTTATTCCAATTATGGAATATATACCCAAAGATGCCGTTGTCTGGTGCCCTTTTGACACACAAGACAGCAGATTTGTAAAAGAGATAGCGAAAACAAATCAAGTCGAGTTTTCGCATATCAATAATGGTCAGGATTTTTACAAATATGAACCCAAGACGTGGGATATTATCATATCAAACCCGCCCTATACAAATAAAAGAAAAATTTTTGAAAGATGTTTGGCTTTCAATAAGCCTTTTGCATTACTGATGTCAAATACGTGGTTAAATGATTCTGCTCCAAAACAACTTTTTATGCAAAAAGATTTACAATTACTGATGTTTGATAAAAGAATCAGATTCAGTTGTAATGGAATAGTAAACAATAAAATAACATTTAGCAGCAGCTATTACTGTTGGAATTTTTTACCAAAGCAAATAATAATGGAGACAATTGACACAACAAAAACCATCCTTAAAGAATAG
- a CDS encoding M23 family metallopeptidase has protein sequence MKTIEKYFIAVLILSFQITIFGQFNTLTPTLPKKTESAKAIEQVKETDNPKLKKERKSWKDFFNITSKAKLKNELDSLKAILKENSSANNKKWDRQKMQDSLILVAQTKMLIHSQNGKNQLTQYDFVNKPREKNFSKIVMPLNREISITSPYGTRMHPIFGASKFHNGIDLAANYENVYSVLDGIVTETGWDNNGGGNYIKVNHFNRFETAYLHLSEIYYRVGEFIKAGFIIAKSGNSGNSTGPHLHFSVKEFGQNINPTHFLNDLIKVNQLIATHYAK, from the coding sequence ATGAAAACCATAGAAAAATATTTTATAGCAGTGTTAATATTGTCTTTTCAGATAACAATTTTCGGACAGTTCAATACACTAACACCTACACTGCCGAAGAAAACGGAATCTGCAAAAGCAATAGAGCAAGTAAAAGAAACAGACAATCCGAAGCTAAAAAAAGAAAGAAAGTCGTGGAAGGATTTTTTTAACATTACCTCAAAAGCCAAACTAAAAAATGAACTAGATTCCTTGAAAGCGATACTTAAAGAAAATTCATCCGCCAACAACAAAAAATGGGATAGACAAAAAATGCAGGATTCCCTGATTTTAGTTGCCCAAACTAAAATGCTCATTCATTCTCAAAATGGTAAGAACCAATTGACTCAATACGATTTTGTAAATAAACCAAGAGAGAAGAATTTTTCAAAAATCGTAATGCCATTGAATAGAGAAATCTCCATTACATCACCTTATGGAACAAGAATGCATCCGATTTTCGGAGCATCTAAATTTCATAACGGAATTGATTTGGCTGCGAATTACGAAAATGTATATTCGGTTCTTGACGGAATCGTTACGGAAACAGGCTGGGACAATAATGGTGGTGGGAATTATATCAAAGTCAATCACTTTAACCGTTTTGAAACGGCTTATCTCCATCTTTCTGAAATTTATTATCGTGTCGGAGAGTTTATAAAAGCGGGATTTATCATCGCCAAAAGCGGAAATTCTGGAAATTCTACTGGACCACATTTGCACTTTTCCGTGAAAGAATTCGGACAAAATATCAACCCTACCCATTTTTTAAATGACCTCATAAAAGTAAACCAATTAATCGCTACCCATTATGCAAAATGA
- a CDS encoding type IV secretion system DNA-binding domain-containing protein: protein MQEQQHQIKIYGFLQKAVYAVVVLDCAALFYLNANIPVVSNLLKNFSKMSFIYPPINAKFATLILIGLVAIGTKAKKKKDLNIAIEIVVPMVMGLLMIFSSLIWQNEAANSKLPKVFPGINLYQIIYAVLSFLGAVILQMGADSISKLMQQKMGKDRWNVEEESFDQNQELIKSDTNINIPYLFRYKGKSNKGWINLNPFRGTMVIGTPGSGKSFGVINPAIRQMIVKGFCLCIYDFKFPDLAQIAYYHYLFKKSKESDYNYSFNVINLNEVEKSRRVNPFHKKYIQTLAEAQEMAESMVSSLQKGGSSSGGGSEAFFTQSAINFLASSIYYFAKLENGKYSDLPHILSFMNRSYQEIFDSLFKNEEIGSLLSPFKTAYDNKAFDQLEGQIGTLKIFLSRLATKESFWVFSGDEVELKITDRKNPSILILASDPGTQDINSALYSAVLNRTLRLVNSKHNLPGGIIADEFPTIYIHKIDNVVATARSNRVAVLLGLQEIPQLRQFYKKEVADTISAIVGNILSGSARDKNTLEWLEKLFGKIKQKSFSQSISQQGTTTSINEKMDFMIPAGKIAALRTGEMVGMIAQGEENDTDEYKTSAINGKINLDMKAIKQEEQNYVPMPVYYSFIDKAGNNRKEEVLMTNFRKINNEIELIVNENIKTA from the coding sequence ATGCAAGAGCAACAACATCAAATAAAAATCTATGGATTCCTGCAAAAAGCAGTCTATGCCGTTGTTGTATTGGATTGTGCGGCGCTCTTTTATCTGAATGCTAATATTCCTGTAGTCTCCAATTTATTGAAGAACTTTTCAAAAATGAGTTTTATTTATCCTCCGATTAATGCCAAGTTTGCGACATTGATTTTGATAGGACTAGTTGCCATTGGAACAAAAGCCAAGAAAAAGAAGGACTTAAATATTGCGATAGAAATAGTAGTTCCTATGGTTATGGGATTGCTGATGATTTTTTCTTCACTGATCTGGCAAAACGAAGCCGCAAATAGCAAGCTTCCAAAAGTATTTCCTGGAATCAATCTCTATCAGATTATTTATGCGGTTCTTTCATTTTTAGGAGCGGTTATTCTTCAGATGGGAGCAGACAGCATTTCAAAATTGATGCAGCAAAAAATGGGAAAAGACCGATGGAACGTAGAGGAAGAATCTTTTGACCAAAATCAGGAATTGATAAAATCTGACACTAATATCAACATTCCTTATTTATTCAGATACAAAGGCAAAAGCAATAAGGGCTGGATTAACCTGAATCCTTTTCGTGGAACAATGGTTATCGGGACACCTGGCTCTGGAAAATCTTTTGGAGTCATTAATCCTGCCATCCGACAGATGATTGTGAAAGGTTTTTGCCTCTGTATCTATGATTTTAAATTTCCCGATTTGGCACAGATTGCGTATTACCATTATCTGTTTAAAAAAAGTAAAGAATCAGATTACAACTATAGTTTCAATGTCATTAACTTAAATGAAGTTGAAAAATCAAGAAGAGTCAATCCGTTTCATAAAAAGTATATCCAAACATTGGCAGAAGCACAGGAAATGGCAGAATCAATGGTGTCATCATTGCAAAAAGGAGGTTCGAGTTCGGGAGGCGGTTCAGAAGCGTTCTTCACCCAATCAGCCATTAATTTTCTGGCTTCCAGCATTTATTATTTTGCAAAACTAGAAAATGGAAAGTATTCAGACTTGCCCCATATTCTTTCCTTTATGAATCGCAGCTATCAAGAAATTTTTGATTCATTATTTAAGAACGAAGAGATTGGTTCTTTGCTTTCACCGTTCAAAACTGCGTATGATAATAAAGCTTTTGACCAGTTGGAAGGACAAATCGGAACATTGAAAATATTCCTTTCCCGACTTGCGACTAAAGAAAGCTTTTGGGTATTCTCGGGAGATGAAGTGGAATTGAAAATTACCGACAGAAAAAATCCTTCCATTCTCATTCTCGCTTCCGACCCAGGAACACAGGATATTAATTCGGCGCTGTATTCTGCAGTTCTGAACAGAACATTGCGTTTGGTTAATTCCAAACATAATTTGCCAGGAGGAATTATCGCCGATGAGTTTCCAACCATTTACATTCATAAAATTGACAATGTGGTGGCAACCGCAAGAAGTAACAGAGTTGCCGTTCTGCTTGGACTTCAGGAAATTCCGCAATTACGTCAATTTTATAAAAAAGAAGTGGCTGATACTATTTCTGCCATTGTTGGGAATATTCTTTCTGGTTCAGCAAGAGATAAAAATACCTTGGAGTGGCTTGAAAAACTATTCGGAAAAATCAAGCAGAAATCGTTTTCCCAGTCCATTTCGCAACAAGGAACTACAACCAGCATCAATGAAAAGATGGATTTTATGATTCCCGCAGGAAAAATTGCAGCATTGAGAACAGGAGAAATGGTAGGAATGATTGCGCAAGGAGAAGAAAACGATACTGATGAATACAAGACATCAGCAATTAATGGAAAAATCAACTTGGATATGAAAGCCATTAAGCAAGAAGAACAAAATTACGTTCCGATGCCAGTTTACTATTCATTTATAGACAAAGCAGGAAACAATCGCAAAGAAGAAGTTTTGATGACCAATTTCAGAAAAATCAATAATGAAATAGAACTCATCGTCAATGAAAATATAAAAACAGCATAA
- a CDS encoding DUF4138 domain-containing protein codes for MRTILYSLLLFTAQFLTAQTATKEQIISDLPEIEITEGINLHIISPEPIQYVDLSTYKLTGDMPTTNIARIKITDTLDSDGKEKVKKPVVFFNGDQIGIITVVGQSFIAQYKAVYRNQENLNTITNIHIQPEAMQPIEFEKMVFSNLELRKFAMDIVQKKTEKNPIRKEKNLKLNVQLNNVYVMSDYIFLDMTFKNNSNLSYNIEDLKFSIEDKKIHKATNNQSIELTPLFQLNQNKHFRKNFRNIYVFKKFTYPNSKVMMIRLIEEQLSGRNIEMKINYSDILKADTI; via the coding sequence ATGAGAACGATATTATATAGTCTGTTACTATTTACAGCTCAATTTTTAACCGCACAAACGGCAACCAAAGAACAAATCATTTCCGATTTACCTGAGATTGAGATTACTGAAGGCATCAACCTGCATATTATTTCACCAGAACCAATTCAATATGTGGACTTATCTACTTATAAACTTACAGGAGATATGCCCACCACCAATATTGCCAGAATTAAAATCACCGATACTCTTGATTCTGACGGGAAAGAGAAAGTAAAAAAGCCTGTTGTATTTTTTAATGGAGATCAGATTGGGATTATCACCGTAGTCGGACAATCCTTTATTGCTCAATACAAAGCAGTTTACAGGAATCAGGAAAATCTCAATACGATTACTAATATTCATATTCAGCCTGAAGCAATGCAGCCCATAGAATTTGAGAAAATGGTTTTTTCCAATCTTGAACTCAGAAAATTTGCCATGGATATTGTTCAGAAAAAAACAGAAAAAAATCCAATCAGAAAAGAAAAAAATCTCAAACTTAATGTCCAGCTCAATAATGTATATGTGATGAGTGATTACATATTTTTAGATATGACCTTTAAGAACAACTCTAATCTGAGCTATAATATTGAAGATTTGAAATTTTCAATAGAAGATAAGAAAATCCATAAGGCTACCAACAATCAGAGCATTGAGTTGACTCCGCTTTTCCAGTTGAATCAGAATAAGCATTTCAGAAAAAATTTCAGAAATATTTATGTTTTTAAAAAATTCACGTATCCCAATTCTAAGGTTATGATGATCAGGTTGATTGAGGAACAGCTATCAGGCAGAAACATCGAAATGAAGATTAACTATTCAGACATTTTAAAAGCAGACACAATCTAA